In one Triplophysa dalaica isolate WHDGS20190420 chromosome 9, ASM1584641v1, whole genome shotgun sequence genomic region, the following are encoded:
- the LOC130428911 gene encoding LOW QUALITY PROTEIN: kelch-like protein 33 (The sequence of the model RefSeq protein was modified relative to this genomic sequence to represent the inferred CDS: substituted 2 bases at 2 genomic stop codons) produces the protein MKQIIFMQFTRINPLLEWEEHWEREKEHRKQMIEEGGEKFEEEKRKLKWIMSYNDSRIGIIKKQKEIEQEIIQRYHRQSYPEEIFHTLEEMKVNNVLTDLVLSTEDGLTIHVHSLVMAAVSSLIQQKNKQRCRGEREMFLRFAHEVHGLGLVAVVEFAYTGVITTTSKNKAQIKITAQFLGAPRILKLLKVEEEIEEGNKEKQKTSSAEEQMKVSLQSICQLWAERVGCDVELVVEGIVFHAHRVLLTASSNYFRGMFTTGMRESQQESVSLLLVGAAEFEALLHCVYTGALALGWDCVFEFTCASIQFQFEPALSLCLNFLQQEIDVLNCLDVASFADVYGMADLKELADDFALSHFQELSATPKFQDLSAERLMEFLQSNALSAPSELTVFRAVVTWVEEDPARRLQHSEKLMSAVRFSFMTFKEFREVRAVNLSMECRGGDKVELYKSALKEFACDDSNSVAQQHRVRYPKDALVLVGGDQLHPDTGQRLPSKQLWFANSLRNGTGLVKEIEWRMLGEMPDLARFRHSVGVLGGKLYLSGGCHFYAKADTLKSFFSIRPITLDXXAGQSWHTSLFRELDMVERRSNFTLVVLENVLYSIGGDKDINTNLDSVEQYSIKSDLWSLTHPLDQALSGHTATVWGGEIFISGGFNSKYKCLASMFLYHPARGTTYLAEMTNDRAQHCMEGLKKHLYVAGGVCNLRKFYTDQMSCEMYDPTHDIWTVFAPLSIPHVGAASAVLEERLYILGGYCQEDYSEVRLAHRYDPFTQRWETMGKILGPVTDTRACLLHLPTFIRK, from the exons ATGAAACAAATAATTTTCATGCAATTTACCAGAATAAATCCGCTTTTGGAATGGGAGGAACATtgggaaagagaaaaagaacacCGAAAACAGATGATAGAAGAAGGAGGAGAGAAGTTTGAAGAGGAGAAGAGGAAACTTAAATGGATTATGTCCTACAATGACAGCAGGATAGGAATTATAAAAAAGCAGAAGGAAATAGAACAAGAAATCATACAGAGGTATCATAGACAAAGTTACCCAGAAGAGATATTCCACACTCTAGAGGAGATGAAAGTGAATAACGTCCTCACAGACCTGGTTCTGAGCACAGAAGATGGGCTGACCATTCATGTTCACTCCCTTGTCATGGCTGCAGTAAGCTCCCTAATccagcaaaaaaataaacaaaggtgtagaggagagagggagatgtTTCTGAGATTCGCTCATGAGGTACATGGTTTGGGGTTGGTTGCAGTGGTGGAGTTTGCCTACACTGGAGTCATCACTACCACAAGCAAAAACAAGGCACAGATTAAAATTACAGCTCAATTCCTTGGGGCGCCCAGGATTCTGAAACTTTTGAAAGTTGAAGAAGAGATAGAAGAAGgtaacaaagaaaaacagaaaaccaGCTCAGCAGAAGAACAAATGAAGGTCAGCTTGCAGTCCATATGTCAGTTATGGGCTGAGAGAGTTGGATGTGATGTAGAGCTGGTTGTTGAAGGAATCGTTTTCCATG CTCACAGAGTGCTTTTGACCGCCAGCAGCAATTATTTCAGAGGCATGTTTACCACTGGAATGAGGGAGAGTCAGCAAGAATCTGTGTCTCTGCTGTTAGTTGGGGCCGCTGAGTTTGAGGCCCTCCTTCACTGCGTCTACACTGGGGCTTTAGCGCTCGGATGGGACTGTGTTTTTGAGTTTACCTGTGCTTCTATTCAATTCCAATTTGAGCCAGCCCTCTCACTCTGCCTTAACTTTTTACAACAGGAAATTGATGTTCTAAACTGTCTGGATGTGGCATCTTTTGCAGACGTCTATGGGATGGCTGATTTAAAAGAGCTGGCAGATGATTTTGCATTGAGCCATTTCCAAGAACTATCTGCCACCCCAAAGTTTCAGGACCTATCCGCAGAAAGGCTCATGGAGTTCCTCCAATCCAATGCACTATCTGCTCCCTCCGAGCTGACAGTTTTCCGAGCAGTTGTCACTTGGGTAGAGGAAGATCCTGCAAGAAGACTTCAACACTCCGAAAAGCTAATGAGTGCTGTTCGTTTTTCATTTATGACCTTTAAAGAATTTCGAGAAGTTCGTGCTGTAAACTTGAGCATGGAATGCAGGGGGGGAGATAAGGTTGAACTCTACAAATCTGCACTTAAAGAGTTTGCATGTGACGACTCAAACTCTGTAGCACAGCAGCATCGTGTACGCTACCCTAAAGATGCCCTTGTTTTAGTCGGAGGTGATCAACTGCATCCAGACACAGGTCAAAGACTTCCCAGCAAGCAACTTTGGTTTGCTAACTCTCTCAGGAATGGAACAGGACTTGTAAAGGAGATAGAATGGAGAATGCTGGGAGAAATGCCAGATCTGGCTAGATTTAGACATAGTGTTGGGGTACTTGGTGGGAAATTATATTTGTCAGGAGGTTGCCACTTTTATGCCAAGGCTGATACcttaaaatcttttttcag tattcgaccaatcactttGGACTAGTGAGCTGGGCAATCGtggcacacctcgctttttagaGAATTAGACATGGTTGAACGGAGGAGCAACTTTACTCTGGTGGTGCTTGAAAATGTCCTGTATTCTATTGGAGGAGACAAGGACATCAACACAAATCTTGACAGTGTGGAACAATACTCAATAAAATCAGATTTATGGAG CTTGACTCATCCTTTAGACCAAGCCCTGAGCGGGCATACTGCCACAGTTTGGGGAGGTGAGATCTTCATTTCAGGAGGCTTCAACtccaaatataaatgtttggcATCAATGTTCCTCTATCACCCAGCAAGAGGAACAACTTATCTTGCGGAGATGACCAACGATCGAGCTCAGCATTGCATGGAGGGcctgaaaaaacatttatacgtAGCTGGTGGAGTGTGCAACCTTCGGAAGTTCTACACAGACCAGATGTCTTGTGAAATGTATGATCCTACACATGACATTTGGACAGTGTTCGCCCCTCTATCCATTCCCCATGTCGGAGCAGCTTCTGCTGTTTTGGAGGAGAGGCTGTACATTTTAGGTGGTTATTGCCAGGAGGACTATAGCGAGGTCAGGCTTGCTCATCGCTATGACCCTTTCACTCAAAGATGGGAGACCATGGGCAAGATACTAGGCCCTGTCACAGACACTCGGGCATGCCTCCTTCATCTGCCCACTTTTATCAGAAAATAA